One genomic window of Planctomonas sp. JC2975 includes the following:
- a CDS encoding adenosine deaminase, producing the protein MSAESSGPTEPPSTTAHLVDGVDVRVLPKVSLHDHLDGGLRPQTIIELADDIGLDLPETNADALGDWFSTQANSGSLVEYLKTFDVTTAVMQTRDGLARIAREFVLDLAADGVVYGEIRWAPEQHLGRGLSLDQAVDAVQSGLEQGVADVRANGASIRVGQLVTAMRHADRALEIAELAVRHRDAGVVGFDIAGAEAGFPPSNHRVAFDYLAEQYLPTTVHAGEADGLASIQGALLDGRALRLGHGVRLAEDITIERQDDENIYVSLGRLSQWVKDREITLELSPSSNLQTGAIAAWGDELVDHPFDLLYQLGFRVTVNTDNRLMSSTTLTRELGLLSEAFGYDLDDLETFQLNAARSTFLPLEDREDLAEAISAGFDAV; encoded by the coding sequence CCACCTCGTCGACGGAGTCGACGTCCGCGTCCTTCCCAAGGTGTCGCTGCACGACCACCTGGACGGCGGACTCCGACCGCAGACCATCATCGAGCTCGCCGACGACATCGGCCTCGACCTGCCTGAGACGAATGCCGACGCGCTCGGCGACTGGTTCTCCACGCAGGCGAACTCCGGATCCCTCGTCGAGTACCTCAAGACGTTCGATGTGACCACCGCCGTCATGCAGACCAGGGACGGCCTGGCGCGCATCGCACGGGAGTTCGTGCTCGACCTCGCCGCGGACGGCGTCGTGTACGGCGAGATCCGCTGGGCGCCCGAGCAGCACCTCGGCAGAGGACTCTCACTCGACCAGGCCGTCGATGCGGTGCAGAGCGGCTTGGAGCAGGGAGTGGCGGATGTGCGCGCGAACGGCGCGAGCATCCGCGTCGGCCAGCTCGTCACGGCCATGCGCCATGCGGACCGGGCACTGGAGATCGCGGAGCTCGCGGTACGGCACAGGGATGCCGGCGTCGTCGGGTTCGACATCGCCGGCGCAGAGGCCGGCTTCCCGCCGAGCAACCACCGCGTCGCGTTCGACTACCTCGCGGAGCAGTACCTCCCGACCACGGTGCATGCCGGCGAGGCGGACGGTCTGGCGAGCATCCAGGGCGCGCTGCTCGACGGACGCGCGTTGCGGCTCGGTCACGGCGTGCGGCTTGCCGAGGACATCACCATCGAGCGCCAGGACGACGAGAACATCTACGTGTCGCTCGGCCGCCTCTCGCAGTGGGTGAAGGATCGTGAGATCACGCTCGAGCTGAGTCCGTCTTCCAACCTGCAGACCGGGGCGATCGCGGCATGGGGCGACGAGCTCGTCGACCATCCGTTCGACCTGCTCTATCAGCTCGGATTCCGGGTGACGGTGAACACCGACAACCGGCTCATGAGCAGCACGACGCTGACGCGTGAACTCGGGCTGCTGTCCGAGGCGTTCGGATACGACCTCGATGACCTCGAGACCTTCCAGCTGAACGCCGCCAGGTCGACGTTCCTCCCTCTGGAGGATCGCGAAGACCTGGCAGAGGCGATCTCGGCCGGTTTCGACGCGGTCTGA
- a CDS encoding PTS sugar transporter subunit IIA → MSLPPLPDSAIDLGVHAADWRAAVRFAGSALRRSGATRDSYTERMIQVIDEFGAYIVIAPGLALAHARPGPDVLADGLSVVTLATPVSFGHPHNDPVRVVVGLAVATPDAHVNSVAELANIFNDPESIPALADATSPDDVWRVIGAPNVHDDASVSAR, encoded by the coding sequence ATGTCGCTTCCGCCGCTGCCCGACTCTGCCATCGACCTCGGTGTGCACGCGGCGGACTGGCGCGCCGCGGTCCGGTTCGCCGGGTCGGCACTGCGTCGTTCGGGTGCGACTCGTGACAGCTACACCGAGCGGATGATCCAGGTCATCGACGAGTTCGGCGCGTACATCGTGATCGCCCCCGGACTGGCACTCGCTCACGCTCGCCCCGGTCCCGACGTCCTCGCCGATGGTCTCTCGGTCGTGACGCTCGCGACTCCGGTGTCCTTCGGGCATCCGCACAACGACCCCGTTCGTGTGGTCGTCGGGCTCGCCGTCGCGACGCCGGATGCGCACGTCAACTCGGTCGCGGAACTCGCGAACATCTTCAACGACCCAGAGTCGATCCCCGCGCTCGCCGATGCGACGAGCCCGGATGACGTCTGGCGCGTCATCGGGGCACCGAATGTGCACGACGACGCGTCGGTGAGCGCTCGATGA
- a CDS encoding PTS sugar transporter subunit IIB: MKIVAICGAGVGTSGILKVNAERVLDRLGISADVSATDVASVATTGSDAQVILTSPELVPRIPPTNADIVVIDNYFDLSELERKLEDALG, translated from the coding sequence ATGAAGATCGTCGCCATCTGCGGGGCAGGCGTCGGCACGTCCGGCATCCTCAAGGTGAACGCGGAGCGTGTACTCGACCGACTCGGCATCTCGGCCGACGTCAGCGCGACGGATGTCGCCAGCGTCGCGACGACGGGATCTGATGCCCAGGTCATCCTGACCTCGCCCGAGCTCGTTCCGCGGATCCCGCCGACGAACGCCGACATCGTCGTCATCGACAACTACTTCGACCTCTCGGAGCTGGAGCGCAAGCTCGAGGACGCCCTCGGCTGA
- a CDS encoding phospho-sugar mutase, which translates to MSENVDVLDSARAWIADDPDAETRAELQAIVDEAVAGSQRALDELHSRFDTRLSFGTAGLRGELAAGPNRMNRMLVAQAAAGLAAYLNEQASAVDGDTPSVVIGYDGRKNSQVFARDTAELMAGAGVRAILLPRLLPTPVLAFAVRHLDASAGVMVTASHNPARDNGYKVYLGGTDEGSQIVPPADADIAAQIDRIARGRVSDLPRSDEFEIADDSLVDAYIAETASVAGPAVNRGTVAASGDDTSVAVRSGLTVVYTAMHGVGWQTARAVFATAGLPTPVTVPEQAEPDPDFPTVAFPNPEEPGALDLAFALARAEHADLVIANDPDADRLAIGIPDPSTADGYRRLSGNEVGTLLGWVAAEHVQAGGGDGVLAASIVSSPALRAIAGAYGLRFAETLTGFKWVSRVPGLVYGYEEALGYLVNPQTVRDKDGISAATVALTLATELHADGRSIGDRLDELTARFGAYASDQISLRVTDLDRIGRIMAALRAGPPAEVGGIGVMRIDDLRPGSADLPPSDVLRIVLDDGSRIMVRPSGTEPKLKIYIDAFDDDGADVPSRRAAAQTRVQTLADAMRALTDAL; encoded by the coding sequence GTGAGCGAGAACGTGGACGTCCTCGACAGCGCACGCGCCTGGATCGCCGATGATCCGGATGCCGAGACCCGGGCCGAACTGCAGGCCATCGTCGACGAGGCGGTCGCCGGGTCGCAGAGGGCGCTGGACGAACTCCACTCACGATTCGACACCCGACTCTCCTTCGGCACCGCAGGGCTGCGCGGCGAGCTCGCCGCCGGCCCGAACCGCATGAACCGGATGCTCGTGGCCCAAGCCGCCGCAGGCCTCGCCGCCTATCTCAACGAGCAGGCCTCCGCCGTTGACGGCGACACGCCGTCGGTCGTCATCGGTTACGACGGACGCAAGAACTCGCAGGTCTTCGCGCGCGACACGGCCGAGCTGATGGCCGGCGCGGGCGTGCGCGCGATCCTGCTTCCGCGGCTTCTGCCGACTCCCGTGCTGGCGTTCGCTGTTCGGCATCTCGACGCGTCGGCGGGCGTGATGGTCACCGCAAGCCACAATCCGGCACGCGACAACGGATACAAGGTCTATCTCGGCGGCACCGATGAGGGCTCCCAGATCGTGCCGCCCGCCGATGCCGACATCGCCGCTCAGATCGACCGGATAGCGCGGGGTCGCGTCTCCGACCTCCCTCGCTCCGACGAGTTCGAGATCGCGGACGACTCGCTCGTCGACGCGTACATCGCCGAGACGGCCTCCGTGGCGGGGCCCGCAGTGAATCGCGGCACCGTCGCGGCGAGTGGCGATGACACCTCCGTCGCGGTTCGCTCAGGCCTCACCGTCGTCTATACGGCCATGCACGGTGTCGGCTGGCAGACCGCTCGAGCGGTGTTCGCCACCGCCGGCCTTCCGACCCCGGTCACCGTGCCGGAACAGGCCGAACCGGATCCCGACTTCCCGACCGTCGCGTTCCCGAACCCGGAGGAGCCCGGCGCGCTCGACCTCGCCTTCGCGCTCGCACGTGCCGAGCACGCGGACCTCGTCATCGCGAACGATCCGGATGCGGACCGGCTGGCCATCGGCATCCCCGATCCTTCGACGGCTGACGGCTACCGCAGGCTCAGCGGCAACGAGGTGGGGACCCTGCTCGGATGGGTCGCGGCGGAACACGTCCAGGCGGGGGGCGGCGACGGGGTGCTCGCGGCATCCATCGTCTCATCCCCCGCCTTGCGCGCGATCGCGGGTGCGTACGGTCTGCGCTTCGCGGAGACCCTCACCGGCTTCAAGTGGGTGAGCCGCGTGCCCGGACTGGTTTACGGGTACGAGGAGGCGCTGGGATACCTCGTCAACCCGCAGACCGTGCGGGACAAGGACGGCATCTCCGCCGCGACCGTCGCCCTGACGTTGGCGACGGAGCTGCACGCGGACGGGCGCTCGATCGGCGATCGGCTGGACGAGCTCACCGCACGGTTCGGCGCGTACGCCTCCGACCAGATCTCCCTACGGGTCACGGATCTCGACCGCATCGGCCGCATCATGGCCGCGCTGCGGGCGGGCCCTCCCGCGGAGGTCGGCGGCATCGGGGTGATGCGGATCGACGACCTGCGGCCGGGGTCGGCTGACCTGCCGCCGAGCGATGTGCTCAGGATCGTGCTCGACGACGGATCCCGCATCATGGTGCGTCCGAGCGGCACTGAGCCGAAGCTGAAGATCTACATCGATGCGTTCGACGACGACGGAGCGGATGTCCCATCCCGCCGTGCCGCAGCACAGACCAGAGTGCAGACGCTCGCCGACGCGATGCGCGCGCTCACCGACGCCCTGTAG
- a CDS encoding purine-nucleoside phosphorylase encodes MASDDAVNPFDDRSADPFEIARIAAEQIAERTGVEQHDIALTLGSGWGRAADLIGETTASIPATDIYGFSRPSVVGHVGTIRSVLLPSGKRALVIGARTHYYEGFGARRVVHSVRTAAATGAKIMILTNGAGGLKPEWAPGTPVLISDHINLTAVSPLEGATFVDLTDLYAQRLRDIAHTVDPSLDEGVYVQFHGPNYETPAEVRMAGRMGGDIVGMSTAMEAVAARHSGMEVLGMSLITNPAAGISPTPLDHQEVIAAGVAAEAVISDLLARIVAEL; translated from the coding sequence ATGGCATCCGACGACGCAGTGAATCCCTTCGACGACCGCTCGGCCGATCCGTTCGAGATCGCGCGGATCGCGGCGGAACAGATCGCCGAACGCACCGGAGTCGAGCAGCACGACATCGCTCTGACGCTGGGCAGCGGATGGGGCAGGGCTGCGGATCTGATCGGCGAGACCACGGCATCCATCCCCGCCACCGACATCTACGGATTCAGCCGTCCCAGCGTTGTCGGACACGTCGGGACTATCCGCTCCGTGCTCCTGCCCTCCGGCAAGCGCGCGCTGGTCATCGGAGCGCGCACCCACTATTACGAGGGCTTCGGCGCGCGTCGGGTCGTGCACAGCGTGCGGACGGCCGCCGCCACCGGCGCGAAGATCATGATCCTCACCAACGGCGCCGGCGGTCTCAAGCCGGAGTGGGCGCCGGGCACACCCGTGCTCATCTCCGACCACATCAATCTGACGGCTGTGTCTCCGCTGGAGGGCGCGACCTTCGTCGACCTCACCGACTTGTATGCGCAGCGTCTCAGGGACATCGCGCACACGGTGGATCCGAGCCTCGACGAGGGCGTGTACGTGCAGTTCCACGGTCCGAACTACGAGACCCCGGCCGAGGTGCGGATGGCCGGACGCATGGGCGGCGACATCGTCGGCATGTCGACGGCCATGGAGGCCGTCGCAGCACGCCACTCCGGCATGGAGGTGCTGGGCATGTCGCTCATCACCAACCCGGCAGCAGGCATCTCGCCGACGCCCCTTGACCACCAGGAGGTGATCGCCGCCGGCGTCGCGGCCGAGGCCGTCATCAGCGATCTTCTCGCCCGTATCGTGGCTGAGCTGTGA
- a CDS encoding NAD(P)H-quinone dehydrogenase — MAFEFERKQRIAVLGGGPGGYEAALAGAQLGAEVTLVERGGVGGSAVMTDVVPSKTLIATADATRSIGEAADLGVQFFGRTESGKPIRPEVAVNLSAVNKRLLGLARQQSEDMRSELVHAGVRIVTGEGRLDGPNALIVSTAKDKGTDFDRVEADTMVISVGASPRLLPSAMPDGERILTWTQLYGLNSVPEHLIVVGSGVTGAEFASAYTYLGAKVTLVSSRDQVLPGEDADAAAVLEKVFKRNGMTVLSKSRAESVQRTKTGVIATLSDGRTVEGSHCLMAVGSIPNTADIGLEGAGVQLTPSGHVRVNRVARTSMPSIYAAGDCSNVLPLASVASMQGRTAIFHALGDSVTPIELRNVASNIFTSPEIATVGWNQREIEEGIAQGDIYKLALKSNPRAKMQGIRDGFVKLFARTGSGTVIGGVIVAPRASELILPVALAVEHRLTVDEVARAFSVYPSLSSSITDAARAMHIVL, encoded by the coding sequence ATGGCCTTCGAGTTCGAGCGTAAGCAGAGGATCGCTGTACTCGGAGGAGGTCCCGGCGGGTATGAGGCGGCGCTCGCCGGCGCCCAGCTCGGCGCCGAGGTGACGCTCGTCGAGCGGGGCGGGGTCGGCGGCTCAGCGGTGATGACGGATGTCGTCCCCTCCAAGACGCTGATCGCGACCGCGGATGCCACGCGATCCATCGGCGAGGCCGCAGATCTCGGTGTGCAGTTCTTCGGACGCACCGAGAGCGGCAAGCCCATCCGCCCCGAGGTCGCCGTCAACCTCTCCGCCGTCAACAAGCGCCTCCTCGGGCTCGCCCGCCAGCAGTCCGAGGACATGCGCAGCGAGCTTGTGCACGCAGGTGTGCGGATCGTCACAGGCGAGGGTCGGCTTGACGGACCGAACGCGCTGATCGTCTCCACTGCGAAGGACAAGGGCACGGACTTCGACCGCGTCGAGGCGGACACGATGGTCATCTCCGTCGGCGCGAGCCCACGGCTGCTGCCGTCGGCGATGCCGGACGGCGAGCGGATCCTCACGTGGACCCAGCTCTACGGCCTCAATTCCGTGCCTGAACACCTGATCGTTGTCGGATCCGGCGTCACAGGCGCCGAGTTCGCCAGCGCATACACGTACCTCGGTGCGAAGGTGACGCTCGTCTCCAGTCGTGACCAGGTCCTGCCAGGCGAGGATGCGGATGCGGCAGCCGTGCTCGAGAAGGTCTTCAAGCGCAATGGCATGACCGTTCTGTCGAAGTCGCGCGCCGAGTCCGTGCAGCGCACGAAGACCGGCGTCATCGCAACGCTGAGCGATGGGCGGACCGTCGAGGGATCCCACTGCCTGATGGCCGTCGGATCCATCCCCAACACGGCCGACATCGGGCTGGAGGGCGCAGGCGTGCAGCTCACCCCGAGCGGCCACGTTCGCGTGAACCGCGTCGCCCGCACGTCGATGCCGAGCATCTACGCGGCGGGGGACTGCTCGAACGTGCTGCCGCTGGCATCCGTCGCGTCCATGCAGGGGCGCACGGCCATCTTCCACGCGCTGGGCGACTCGGTGACGCCGATCGAGCTGCGGAACGTGGCATCCAACATCTTCACGTCGCCCGAGATCGCGACGGTCGGGTGGAACCAGCGCGAGATCGAAGAGGGCATCGCGCAGGGCGACATCTACAAGCTGGCGCTCAAGTCGAATCCGCGCGCCAAGATGCAGGGCATCCGTGACGGATTCGTCAAGCTCTTCGCCCGCACCGGCAGCGGCACCGTCATCGGCGGCGTCATCGTGGCGCCGCGCGCCAGCGAACTGATCCTGCCGGTCGCACTCGCCGTTGAGCACCGGCTCACCGTGGACGAGGTGGCCCGCGCGTTCTCCGTGTACCCGTCGCTCTCGAGCTCGATCACGGACGCGGCCCGCGCGATGCACATAGTGCTGTAG
- a CDS encoding biotin carboxylase N-terminal domain-containing protein — translation MPHISKVLIANRGEIAVRVIRAARDSGIASVAVYADQDRDAVHTRLADEAFALDGATSGDTYLSIEKLLSVCRRSGADAVHPGYGFLAENADFARAVIDAGLVWIGPGSDAIERLGDKVSARHVAEKVGAPLAPGTLNPVANADEVLEFVDVHGLPVAIKAAYGGGGRGLKVARERDEVAELFESATREAIAAFGRGECFVEKYLDKPRHVETQCLADAHGNVVVVSTRDCSLQRRHQKLVEEAPAPFLTDEQRDQLYSSSKAILKEVGYLGAGTCEFLIGQDGTVSFLEVNTRLQVEHPVSEEVTGIDLVREQFRLAEGGVLDYEDPQPRGHSFEFRINGEDPGRNFLPAPGPVHVFKPASGPGVRVDSGVQSGDVISGAFDSLLAKLVVTGSSREEALERSRRALDEFEVAGLPTVLPFHRAIVRDAAFAPKDGHPFSVYTRWIETEFVNELEPWSGEGTDQPEAEARHSVIVEVGGKRVEVSLPTRLLIAGGSTAAMGHAPKRKSASHSVSTATGDSVTAPMQATVVKLAVGEGDQVVKGDLVVVLEAMKMEQPLTAHKDGTISNLNASVGTTVSSGHLLLNIV, via the coding sequence GTGCCCCATATCTCCAAGGTCCTGATTGCCAACCGCGGCGAGATCGCCGTGCGAGTCATCCGAGCGGCGCGCGACAGCGGTATCGCGTCCGTCGCCGTGTACGCGGATCAGGACCGCGACGCGGTGCACACTCGTCTCGCCGACGAGGCCTTCGCCCTCGATGGTGCGACCAGTGGCGACACCTACCTCTCCATCGAGAAGCTCCTGTCGGTGTGCCGTCGCTCCGGTGCCGACGCAGTTCACCCCGGCTACGGATTCCTGGCGGAGAACGCCGACTTCGCACGCGCCGTGATCGACGCCGGTCTGGTGTGGATCGGTCCCGGCTCCGACGCCATCGAGCGTCTCGGCGACAAGGTGTCGGCCCGCCACGTGGCGGAGAAGGTCGGTGCGCCGCTGGCTCCCGGCACGCTGAATCCCGTCGCGAACGCCGACGAGGTCCTCGAATTCGTCGACGTGCACGGACTTCCCGTCGCCATCAAGGCCGCATACGGCGGTGGCGGTCGCGGCCTCAAGGTCGCGCGCGAACGCGACGAGGTCGCCGAGCTGTTCGAGTCCGCCACCCGCGAGGCGATCGCCGCCTTCGGCCGCGGCGAGTGCTTCGTCGAGAAGTACCTCGACAAGCCGCGCCACGTCGAGACGCAGTGCCTTGCCGATGCCCACGGCAACGTCGTCGTCGTCTCCACCCGCGACTGCTCCCTCCAGCGCCGCCACCAGAAGCTCGTCGAGGAGGCACCTGCGCCGTTCCTCACAGACGAGCAGCGCGACCAGCTCTACAGCTCGTCGAAGGCCATCCTCAAGGAGGTCGGATACCTCGGCGCCGGCACGTGCGAGTTCCTGATCGGTCAGGACGGCACCGTCTCGTTCCTCGAGGTGAACACGCGACTGCAGGTGGAGCATCCGGTCTCCGAAGAGGTCACCGGCATCGACCTGGTGCGGGAGCAGTTCCGCCTCGCCGAGGGCGGCGTGCTCGACTACGAGGATCCCCAGCCGCGCGGCCACTCGTTCGAGTTCCGCATCAACGGCGAGGATCCCGGCCGCAACTTCCTGCCCGCGCCTGGCCCGGTGCATGTGTTCAAGCCGGCTTCGGGTCCTGGCGTGCGTGTCGACTCAGGTGTGCAGTCGGGCGACGTGATCTCCGGAGCGTTCGACTCGCTGCTGGCCAAGCTCGTCGTCACCGGATCGAGCCGCGAGGAAGCCCTGGAGCGCTCGCGCCGCGCCCTCGACGAGTTCGAGGTCGCCGGACTCCCCACGGTTCTTCCGTTCCACCGTGCCATCGTCCGCGACGCGGCCTTCGCACCGAAGGACGGGCATCCGTTCAGCGTGTACACGCGCTGGATCGAGACCGAGTTCGTGAACGAGCTGGAGCCGTGGTCCGGCGAGGGCACCGATCAGCCCGAAGCCGAAGCACGGCACAGCGTGATCGTCGAGGTCGGCGGCAAGCGCGTCGAGGTGAGCCTGCCGACCCGCCTGCTCATCGCGGGAGGCTCGACCGCCGCCATGGGACACGCACCGAAGCGCAAGTCGGCGTCGCACTCGGTCAGCACGGCGACCGGCGACTCCGTCACCGCGCCGATGCAGGCCACCGTCGTGAAGCTCGCCGTCGGCGAGGGCGACCAGGTGGTGAAGGGCGACCTGGTGGTCGTGCTCGAGGCGATGAAGATGGAGCAACCGCTCACCGCGCACAAGGACGGCACGATCAGCAACCTCAACGCCTCCGTCGGGACGACGGTCTCCAGCGGTCACCTGCTGCTCAACATCGTCTAG
- a CDS encoding Maf family protein, producing the protein MGRVRLYLASTSPARLALLRSAGVEPLTISPGVDEPATVARAEDVRGVPLGASDMVQLLARAKAEAVVGAEVDGAAIDGLILGGDSAFEIDGVIYGKPHQPSVARERWHAQRGRTGVLHSGHWLIDHTGGRATRAAGAVATASVTFADDVDDAEIDAYVATGEPLEVAGAFTIDSLGGPFITRVDGDPSTVVGLSLSTLRGLVRRLGYEWTDLWS; encoded by the coding sequence ATGGGACGGGTGCGCCTCTACCTCGCTTCCACGTCGCCCGCCCGCCTCGCACTGCTTCGTTCGGCGGGAGTGGAGCCGCTGACGATCTCCCCCGGCGTCGATGAACCGGCGACCGTGGCGCGAGCGGAAGACGTGCGGGGGGTACCGCTAGGAGCATCCGACATGGTCCAGCTCCTCGCCAGGGCCAAAGCGGAGGCCGTCGTGGGCGCTGAGGTGGACGGCGCCGCCATCGACGGTCTGATTCTCGGTGGAGACTCGGCGTTCGAGATCGACGGGGTGATCTACGGGAAACCGCACCAGCCATCCGTCGCACGCGAGCGTTGGCATGCTCAGCGTGGACGCACAGGCGTGCTGCACTCGGGGCACTGGCTGATCGACCACACGGGCGGCAGAGCCACGCGAGCGGCAGGCGCGGTTGCGACCGCGTCGGTCACGTTCGCCGACGACGTCGATGACGCGGAGATCGACGCCTATGTGGCGACGGGCGAGCCGCTCGAGGTGGCGGGAGCCTTCACGATCGACAGCCTCGGCGGCCCGTTCATCACCCGGGTCGACGGAGATCCGAGCACGGTCGTCGGCCTCTCGCTGTCGACGCTGCGCGGCCTGGTCAGACGGCTCGGCTACGAGTGGACCGATCTCTGGAGCTGA
- a CDS encoding LCP family protein, which yields MTYYKNGKPLDPKKIARINRARERQNTGNDGSRPAPSAEPSAQRRSGTPSDSGQPAGRSSSRSPSPAARPSDPYELLEPYREPKRGRASATPPAAPPDPATARKRKFRRRRIIAGIAAAVVLVVVGAGIIVFTQYQQLSSGIHRTSLGPAQNTAETNILVMGLDSRLDENGNPLPADVYNALHAGTSDDGGYNSNVLMLLHIPAGGGHPVGISIPRDDWVSLPGSPDGVSMGKIKQAYGYQLDATLTHLVNTQPNLSHADAYQQARSAARVEEVNTVSQFLNVKINHFVEVTMGAFYQLAEAVQPIQVCLNAATADSYSGADFTKGLQEINAAQAVAFVRQRRDTTTSDVNLTDLDRERRQQAFIISLANKLQHQNLFDDFTVMEKMLGTVKNDIAVDSNLDLLSLASDAKRFGGGGVSFETLPISSFGYEDGQDVNLVDLDQVRATTAQLIAASDASSTATAHPSASTGSGSGSGSSGTGSSGSSGSGSSGSGSSGSGSAPSNTFGTGGVMSSSSIPCVN from the coding sequence GTGACCTATTACAAGAACGGCAAACCGCTCGATCCCAAGAAGATCGCCCGGATCAACCGGGCCAGGGAGCGGCAGAACACGGGAAACGACGGATCGAGACCTGCTCCTTCGGCTGAACCGTCGGCTCAGCGACGGAGTGGGACGCCATCCGATTCGGGACAGCCCGCCGGACGGTCGTCCTCACGCTCGCCGTCACCGGCTGCACGTCCCTCAGACCCGTACGAGCTCCTGGAGCCGTATCGCGAGCCGAAGCGCGGACGCGCGTCGGCGACGCCTCCGGCCGCTCCGCCAGATCCCGCGACTGCTCGCAAGCGGAAGTTCCGGCGTCGACGCATCATCGCGGGCATCGCAGCGGCCGTGGTCCTGGTGGTGGTCGGCGCGGGCATCATCGTCTTCACGCAGTACCAGCAGTTGTCGTCCGGTATCCACCGCACGAGCCTTGGACCCGCGCAGAACACGGCAGAGACCAACATCCTGGTGATGGGCCTCGACAGCCGGCTCGATGAGAACGGCAACCCGCTGCCGGCCGATGTCTACAACGCCCTGCACGCCGGAACATCGGATGACGGCGGATACAACTCCAACGTGCTCATGCTGCTGCACATCCCTGCCGGCGGCGGCCATCCGGTCGGCATCTCCATTCCACGCGACGACTGGGTGAGCCTGCCAGGATCGCCCGACGGCGTCTCCATGGGCAAGATCAAGCAGGCCTACGGCTATCAGCTCGACGCCACGCTCACGCACCTCGTGAACACCCAGCCGAACCTCTCGCACGCTGATGCCTATCAGCAGGCCCGCTCGGCGGCTCGCGTCGAGGAGGTGAACACGGTCTCGCAGTTCCTGAACGTGAAGATCAACCACTTCGTCGAGGTGACGATGGGCGCGTTCTACCAGCTTGCCGAGGCGGTGCAGCCGATCCAGGTGTGCCTGAACGCTGCCACGGCCGACAGCTACTCCGGCGCGGACTTCACCAAAGGGCTCCAGGAGATCAACGCCGCGCAAGCCGTGGCCTTCGTCCGCCAACGACGTGACACGACGACCTCCGACGTCAACCTCACCGACCTCGACCGGGAGCGGCGCCAGCAGGCGTTCATCATCTCGCTCGCCAACAAGCTCCAGCACCAGAATCTCTTCGACGACTTCACCGTGATGGAGAAGATGCTCGGAACGGTCAAGAACGACATCGCCGTCGACTCGAACCTCGATCTGCTCAGCCTCGCCTCCGATGCCAAGCGGTTCGGCGGAGGCGGAGTGAGCTTCGAGACGCTGCCGATCTCATCCTTCGGCTACGAGGACGGCCAGGACGTCAACCTCGTCGATCTCGACCAGGTGCGTGCCACCACCGCGCAGCTGATCGCGGCATCGGATGCATCGTCCACCGCGACCGCGCATCCTTCAGCATCGACGGGGTCGGGTTCGGGCTCCGGCTCGTCGGGCACGGGTTCGTCGGGGTCTTCGGGAAGCGGCTCATCCGGATCCGGGTCGTCCGGCTCCGGATCGGCGCCCTCGAACACGTTCGGCACGGGCGGAGTCATGTCGTCGTCGTCGATCCCCTGTGTGAACTGA